From a region of the Methanobrevibacter thaueri genome:
- a CDS encoding Ig-like domain-containing protein, giving the protein MDFKKLLLLLIFILIFSSFSVVSAFDSNSTDLALDDDSDSIQTILNDEISVDDNENHKESLEISSDIQTTSSEEVTIYVGINSTFNGKGTEDDPFATLDLACENANDGGEKSKVTVNIYDGTYFLGDTLKFNTSDLNIVGLGNSVVIKHMYRDKMQAFASSNKFSMTNVIFNASGLNYNDMYLIGLTPFVLNEFGGSAEIILNNCTFADYDESNLLPYDGGGTIPFSSVNYQFNNCKFISSKNGTFSSIVRCIDDMNSFWNLTFNYCVFSAKFADFGFESPSMGFMTVYRPEVLFDSCWLGDNYMETSAFYDYQWNSPHYFVSGGYSGNKFVTFNRYAILDISENYLGDNKYEIIGKLMWDDKTNDNIDKLGPMLVYLSADNGEIPKTVILENGTFKVNYTSENPNHEITVMLDQQIIKLTSNVDFSSDSPTIDYGGNQNITVSFPNNVKGTVYVTVNDKTYSDYLDDKNVTIIPIEEKLSKGTHDVVVTFVKDKSHHAEKMVDSYYYSVEENDFGFNITKITINGLKDYTFKVSSIGDVFVGDEKTLTITLPDDANGTIIVHVNTKKFTAPVSGNTTTLTIGGFVAGNNVINITYNDNVQYESNSIIENVNASLKSTKLTATNVTTDYKVAKDLVVTLTDDNGNPLANKTINIVVGKINENLNTSTDGKVSIDISTLDPNTYVATISYAGDELYNGSSTTATVVVKEDIKTEITIPEITAGKATTTTIKLPENATGNITLTVDDEIISVVNLTNGSATITIPELSAGKHDVVISYSGDDNYAGFSQNSTVTVKEPAKTPASNKKVKQATKIVAKKKTFKTKTKVKKYTITLKTKAGKAVKKVQVTIKIGKKTYKAKTNAKGKATFKIKKLTKKGKYTATIKFKGNANYKAATKKVKITIKK; this is encoded by the coding sequence ATGGATTTTAAAAAATTACTCTTATTATTGATTTTTATTTTAATATTCAGTTCATTTAGTGTTGTTTCAGCTTTTGATTCAAATTCCACCGATCTTGCTCTTGATGATGATTCAGATAGTATCCAAACTATTTTAAATGATGAAATAAGTGTTGACGATAATGAAAATCATAAAGAATCTCTTGAAATCTCTTCAGATATCCAAACTACTTCTTCGGAAGAGGTTACTATTTATGTTGGAATTAATTCCACTTTTAATGGAAAGGGGACTGAAGATGATCCTTTTGCAACATTAGATTTAGCATGTGAAAATGCAAATGATGGTGGAGAAAAATCTAAAGTAACTGTAAATATTTATGATGGAACATATTTCTTGGGAGATACATTAAAATTTAATACTTCTGATTTAAACATTGTGGGATTGGGTAATTCTGTAGTGATAAAACATATGTATCGTGATAAGATGCAAGCATTTGCTTCTTCCAATAAATTTTCAATGACTAATGTTATTTTTAATGCATCCGGGTTAAATTATAATGATATGTATCTCATAGGACTTACACCTTTTGTTCTAAACGAATTTGGGGGTTCAGCAGAAATAATACTAAACAATTGTACTTTTGCAGATTATGATGAATCAAATCTCTTACCATATGATGGTGGGGGCACAATTCCATTTAGTTCAGTAAATTATCAATTTAATAATTGTAAGTTTATAAGTTCTAAAAATGGAACATTCTCCAGTATAGTTCGTTGTATTGATGATATGAACTCATTTTGGAATCTAACATTTAATTATTGTGTTTTTTCAGCAAAATTTGCTGATTTCGGTTTTGAATCACCTTCGATGGGATTCATGACTGTATATCGTCCAGAAGTACTATTTGATAGCTGTTGGTTGGGCGATAATTATATGGAAACAAGTGCTTTTTATGACTATCAATGGAATTCTCCTCATTATTTTGTTAGTGGAGGTTATTCTGGTAATAAGTTTGTTACATTTAATAGATATGCAATTTTAGACATTTCTGAAAATTATTTAGGGGATAATAAATATGAAATCATTGGAAAATTAATGTGGGATGATAAAACTAATGACAATATTGATAAATTAGGTCCAATGCTTGTTTATTTATCTGCAGATAATGGAGAAATTCCTAAAACAGTTATTTTAGAAAATGGTACTTTTAAAGTTAACTACACTTCTGAAAATCCTAATCATGAAATTACAGTCATGTTAGATCAACAAATAATCAAATTAACCAGTAATGTTGATTTTAGCTCAGATTCTCCAACTATTGATTATGGAGGCAATCAGAATATTACCGTATCTTTTCCTAATAATGTTAAAGGTACAGTTTATGTAACAGTTAATGATAAAACTTATTCTGATTATTTGGATGACAAAAATGTTACAATAATCCCTATTGAAGAAAAACTATCTAAAGGAACTCATGATGTTGTTGTAACTTTTGTAAAAGATAAAAGTCATCATGCTGAAAAAATGGTTGATTCATATTATTATTCTGTAGAAGAAAATGATTTTGGATTTAACATTACTAAAATTACTATTAATGGTCTAAAAGATTATACTTTTAAAGTTAGTTCAATTGGAGATGTATTTGTTGGTGATGAAAAGACTTTAACAATTACATTACCTGATGATGCAAACGGAACAATAATAGTTCATGTAAATACTAAAAAGTTTACTGCACCTGTAAGTGGAAATACAACAACATTAACTATAGGTGGTTTTGTAGCTGGAAACAATGTAATAAACATCACTTATAATGACAATGTACAATATGAATCAAATAGTATTATTGAGAATGTTAATGCATCTCTTAAATCAACTAAACTCACTGCAACTAATGTAACTACTGATTATAAAGTTGCTAAAGATTTGGTTGTTACTTTAACTGATGATAATGGTAATCCTTTAGCTAATAAAACAATTAACATTGTTGTTGGTAAAATTAATGAAAATCTAAATACCAGTACTGATGGTAAAGTAAGTATTGATATTTCTACTTTAGATCCAAATACTTATGTTGCAACTATTAGCTATGCTGGTGATGAATTATATAATGGTTCTAGTACTACTGCTACAGTTGTTGTAAAAGAGGATATTAAAACTGAGATTACTATTCCTGAGATAACTGCTGGAAAAGCAACCACAACCACTATCAAATTACCAGAAAATGCAACAGGTAACATTACCCTAACAGTTGATGATGAAATTATCAGTGTTGTTAACCTTACTAATGGTAGTGCCACTATAACAATCCCTGAATTGTCTGCAGGTAAACATGATGTAGTTATATCATATTCTGGTGATGATAATTATGCTGGTTTCTCACAAAATTCGACAGTAACAGTTAAAGAACCAGCAAAAACACCTGCTTCAAATAAAAAAGTAAAACAAGCAACTAAAATAGTCGCTAAAAAGAAAACTTTCAAAACTAAAACTAAAGTTAAAAAATACACAATAACTTTAAAAACCAAAGCGGGCAAAGCAGTTAAAAAGGTACAAGTTACCATTAAAATTGGTAAAAAAACCTATAAGGCAAAAACCAATGCTAAAGGTAAAGCAACCTTTAAAATCAAAAAACTGACCAAAAAAGGAAAATACACTGCAACAATAAAATTCAAAGGCAATGCAAACTACAAAGCAGCAACCAAAAAAGTAAAAATAACCATTAAAAAATAG
- the rhuM gene encoding RhuM family protein, with the protein MNNEIVKTLLYTSEDGAVAINVIIDSENDTMWTTQKTMAELFGKNIKTISKHLTNIFESEELVKSEVTFNPNDSTNSGIVIINPDAKTQPILYNLDAIISVGYRVNSKQATHFRRWATGVLKEYIVKGFALDDELLKKGTRFGKDYFDHLLSRIREIRASERRFNQKITDLYATSADYNLDADETKDFFATVQNMLLFAITGQTAAEIIKSRSNKNKLNMGLTTWEDAPHGKILQADVVISKNYLNEMELDSLNTLVDGFLTLAETRANSQKPTFMKDWKTLLYGYLELSQLPLLEGKGKVSAVEAKVHAINEYKEFRIDQDRNYESDFDNLIKSIKRLEGKK; encoded by the coding sequence ATGAATAATGAAATTGTAAAAACATTATTGTATACCAGTGAGGATGGAGCAGTAGCCATAAATGTAATTATTGATTCTGAAAATGACACAATGTGGACTACACAAAAAACCATGGCAGAATTGTTCGGTAAAAATATCAAAACCATAAGCAAACATTTAACTAATATTTTTGAGTCCGAAGAGTTGGTAAAATCAGAAGTTACCTTCAATCCGAACGATTCCACTAATAGTGGAATCGTTATTATAAATCCCGATGCGAAGACACAGCCAATATTATACAACCTTGATGCCATAATCTCAGTCGGCTATCGTGTAAACAGCAAACAGGCAACACACTTTCGCAGATGGGCGACAGGCGTGCTTAAGGAGTATATTGTAAAAGGTTTTGCACTGGATGACGAGTTATTAAAAAAAGGCACAAGATTCGGGAAAGATTACTTTGACCACTTGCTTTCAAGAATCCGTGAAATACGTGCTTCAGAGAGAAGATTCAATCAAAAAATCACTGATTTGTATGCGACAAGCGCCGATTACAATCTGGATGCCGATGAAACAAAAGACTTCTTTGCCACAGTGCAGAACATGCTCCTATTTGCCATAACCGGCCAGACCGCCGCTGAAATCATAAAATCCCGAAGCAATAAAAACAAGCTTAACATGGGCCTGACAACATGGGAAGATGCACCTCATGGAAAAATCCTGCAGGCAGATGTGGTAATATCAAAAAACTACTTAAACGAAATGGAACTGGATTCATTAAATACTCTGGTTGACGGTTTTTTAACATTGGCAGAAACAAGGGCAAATTCCCAAAAACCAACATTCATGAAAGACTGGAAAACATTGCTTTACGGATATCTTGAATTAAGCCAACTGCCACTACTTGAAGGAAAAGGTAAAGTTTCAGCTGTTGAAGCCAAAGTCCATGCGATTAATGAGTATAAGGAATTTAGAATAGATCAGGATAGAAATTATGAATCTGATTTTGATAACCTGATTAAGTCCATTAAACGACTGGAAGGTAAAAAATAA